From the Malaclemys terrapin pileata isolate rMalTer1 chromosome 13, rMalTer1.hap1, whole genome shotgun sequence genome, one window contains:
- the VPS52 gene encoding vacuolar protein sorting-associated protein 52 homolog, giving the protein MMAAFRPDEELGLRATEMEEEESMGRGEEQSLQLNLGDLDLTSDEFILDEVDIHIQANLEDTLVQEALKTGVDLRQYSKQVELELQHIEHASIRDYIKESKNITSLHNQITACDAILERMEQMLSSFQCDLSSISCEIQTLQEQSVAMNLRLKNRQAVRSQLSQLVDELVVPAAMISTILEAPVTEQDFLEQLHELNNKMNYVKEQAFRETMACTDVHHVLDRLKVKAVTKIREFVLQKIYSFRKPMTNYQIPQNALLKYRFFYQFLLGNERSVAQELREQYVETMSKIYLSYFKSYTSRLMKIQYEEVAEKDDLMGVEDTAKKGFFSKPSLKNRNTIFTLGNRGSVIVGAELEGPIIVPHAAQKSDVRYPFESLFRSQHYALLDNSCREYLFLCDFFLVTGPSAQELFNAVMGKTLAMFLKHMDAYVCDCYDSIAVFLCIHIVLRFRAITAKRNVPAIDKYWDTLLEILWPRFEYILELNIQSIQNTDPQKLGFLDTRPHYITRRYAEFSSAIVSINQTFPNERTHTLLGQLQVEVENFVLRVAAEFSSRKEQLIFLINNYDMMLSVLMERAVEESKEVEGFQQLLSARSQEFIEEILSPPFGGMIAFVKESESLIEKGQLDRLRGEEARVTQLVRGFSTTWKASVESLSHDVMRSFSNFKNGTSIIQGALTQLIQYYHRFHKVLAQPPLRALPARAELINIHHLMVELKKHKPNF; this is encoded by the exons ATGATGGCGGCGTTCAGGCCCGATGAGGAGCTAGGACTGCGGGCGACTGAGATGGAAGAAGAGGAGAGCATG GGCCGTGGAGAGGAGCAGTCGCTGCAGCTGAACTTGGGGGACCTGGACCTCACCTCAGATGAGTTCATCCTGGATGAAGTGGACa ttcacaTCCAAGCCAACCTGGAGGACACCCTGGTTCAGGAGGCGCTGAAGACA ggcGTGGATCTGCGGCAGTACTCCAAGCAGGTGGAACTGGAGCTGCAGCACATTGAGCACGCCTCCATCCGGGACT aCATCAAGGAGAGCAAGAACATCACCTCCCTGCACAACCAGATCACCGCCTGTGACGCCATCCTGGAG CGCATGGAGCAGATGCTGAGCTCCTTCCAGTGTGACCTAAGCAGCATCAGCTGCGAGATCCAGACGCTACAGGAGCAGTCGGTGGCCATGAACCTGCGGCTCAAGAACCGCCAGGCCGTGCGTAGCCAGCTCAGCCAGCTGGTGGACGAGCTTGTGGTGCCGGCCGCCATGatcag caccatcctGGAGGCCCCGGTGACCGAGCAGGACTTCCTGGAGCAGCTGCATGAGCTGAACAACAAGATGAACTACGTGAAGGAGCAGGCCTTCCGCGAGACCATGGCCTGCACCGACGTGCACCACGTGCTGGACCGGCTGAAGGTCAAG GCTGTGACCAAGATCCGGGAGTTCGTCCTACAGAAAATCTACTCGTTCCGCAAACCCATGACCAACTACCAGATCCCCCAGAATGCCCTGCTCAAGTACAG GTTCTTCTACCAGTTCCTGCTCGGGAACGAGCGGTCGGTGGCACAGGAGCTGCGGGAGCAGTACGTGGAGACCATGAGCAAGATCTACCTGTCCTACTTCAAATCCTACACCAGCCGTCTCATGAAGATCCAG TACGAGGAGGTGGCAGAGAAGGATGACCTGATGGGAGTGGAGGACACGGCCAAGAAAG ggTTTTTCTCAAAGCCGTCCCTGAAGAACCGCAACACGATCTTCACGCTGGGGAACCGGGGCAGTGTGATCGTGGGGGCCGAGCTGGAGGGGCCCATCATTGTGCCCCACGCTGCCCAGAAGAGCGACGTCCGC taccCCTTCGAGTCGCTGTTCCGCAGCCAGCACTACGCCCTGCTGGACAACAGCTGCCGCGAGTATCTCTTCCTCTGTGACTTCTTCCTGGTGACGGGGCCCAGCGCCCAGGAGCTCTTCAACGCGGTCATGGGCAAGACGCTGGCCATGTTCCTG AAACACATGGACGCGTACGTGTGCGACTGCTACGACAGCATCGCCGTCTTCCTCTGCATCCACATCGTCCTGCGCTTCCGAGCCATCACGGCCAAGCGCAACGTCCCCGCCATCGACAA GTACTGGGACACGCTGCTGGAGATCCTGTGGCCACGCTTCGAGTACATCCTGGAGCTGAACATCCAGAGCATCCAGAACACGGACCCCCAGAAACTGGGCTTCCTGGACACGCGCCCCCACTAC ATCACACGGCGCTATGCGGAGTTCTCCTCTGCCATTGTCAGCATCAACCAGACCTTCCCCAACGAGCGAACCCACACGCTGCTGGGGCAGCTGCAG gtggAGGTGGAGAACTTCGTGCTGCGGGTGGCGGCTGAGTTCTCCTCGCGGAAGGAGCAGCTCATCTTCCTCATCAACAACTACGACATGATGCTGAGCGTCCTCATG GAGCGGGCGGTGGAGGAAAGCAAGGAGGTGGAGGGCTTCCAGCAGCTGCTTTCAGCCCGGTCCCAG gagttcATCGAGGAGATCCTGTCGCCCCCGTTCGGGGGGATGATCGCCTTCGTCAAGGAGTCGGAGTCACTCATTGAGAAGGGGCAGCTCGACCGGCTGCGTGGGGAGGAGG CCCGGGTGACCCAGCTGGTGCGCGGATTCTCTACCACGTGGAAGGCCTCGGTGGAATCGCTGAGCCACGACGTCATGAGATCCTTCAGCAACTTCAAAAACGGGACCAGCATCATCCAG
- the RPS18 gene encoding 40S ribosomal protein S18: protein MTGKTPGRSGSLSALPEGELPRPEVYLPVGGVSIRGSASLPLSLPDGVRLERGVAAMSLVIPEKFQHILRVLNTNIDGRRKIAFAITAIKGVGRRYAHVVLRKADIDLTKRAGELTEDEVERVITIMQNPRQYKIPDWFLNRQKDVKDGKYSQVLANGLDNKLREDLERLKKIRAHRGLRHFWGLRVRGQHTKTTGRRGRTVGVSKKK, encoded by the exons ATGACCGGAAAGACTCCGGGGAGAAGCGGAAGTCTGTCTGCTCTGCCGGAAGGTGAACTGCCCCGACCGGAAGTTTATCTGCCTGTAGGGGGAGTGTCTATAAGAGGCAGCgcgtcacttcctctctctcttccggACGGGGTGAGACTAGAGCGCGGAGTAGCCGCCATG TCTCTTGTGATCCCTGAGAAATTCCAGCACATCCTGCGAGTGCTCAACACCAACATAGATGGGCGACGGAAAATCGCCTTTGCCATCACCGCTATCAAg GGTGTGGGTCGGCGCTACGCCCATGTGGTGCTGAGGAAAGCGGACATTGACCTGACCAAGAGGGCTGGGGAGCTGACAGAGGATGAG GTGGAGCGTGTCATCACTATCATGCAGAACCCCCGGCAGTACAAGATCCCCGACTGGTTCCTCAACAGGCAGAAGGACGTCAAAGATGGCAAATACAGCCAG GTTCTGGCCAACGGGCTGGACAACAAACTGCGTGAGGACCTGGAGCGGCTAAAGAAAATCCGGGCGCATCGGGGCCTGCGCCACTTCTGGGG gctgCGCGTGCGGGGCCAGCACACCAAGACGACCGGGCGCCGGGGCAGAACCGTCGGTGTGTCCAAGAAGAAGTAG